One part of the Bacillus rossius redtenbacheri isolate Brsri chromosome 18, Brsri_v3, whole genome shotgun sequence genome encodes these proteins:
- the LOC134541078 gene encoding leucine-rich repeat-containing protein 45-like isoform X1 — translation MIFELKSYLKFCQDAKISPNEDVVSSLKTAGKTGDFILTKRTLSNKTWDIIGKMLSASENIRKVDFSDCLIPFEGTASLLGHLSFNNSVDTLILKGNNIQAENVSCLGTLLKNNSTVKMLCLEWNSLGLHPVFFSVFCDGLALNRTLEHLDLRNNELKPNVAEDLSRALARNRSLRYLDIRWNRICTVGGSLMLDAMKCNHSIIKLKLQGNYITSDVLNAVDECTQRNLYHENGDDLPSEAAASAKAKSCTQPLDPARGFEKDQDKIGPTQVFNATVLRSPDRGDHSKSQPVQPRGSKLDQVEGMLSERAAAISALQSQLRAAEGELAAARRAASELEARESASRAALEAKDKELEDLRRAADEAERGRADAESKLGSARERASASEQQLRAREGELDQLRAELHRLRDNLEAAQKQYDDKLIEEKTMNFDLLTKTEQEYQLKMRRLSNEFASFKNGARERAAGLQAQLDAAERARSDLAAQLAQETSRRNEELQQALSKLALAEERAQSLQSEKSLLERQLAMAQCTAAQLEKQNAALLSELAEPQRKLSQLHEELAGERAARQRLAQDLAEARGREQEHRREGERLQQALEVLQRQMKDILGLQEERDRSKEREAERLRALVAAKDREMAAVRRTRTCGTPVLGFHQIPRKLESSIYVVTSDYDDVISPYCPS, via the exons atgatttttgaGCTGAAGTCGTACCTGAAGTTTTGCCAGGATGCAAAAATATCTCCTAACGAAGACGTGGTTTCTTCCCTTAAAACTGCTGG taaaacAGGAGATTTTATTTTAACGAAAAGGACATTATCTAACAAGACGTGGGACATAATTGGCAAAATGTTGTCGGCGTCAGAAAATATACGAAAAGTGGACTTCAGTGACTGTTTGATCCCATTTGAAGGCACGGCCAGTCTTCTTGGACATTTGTCGTTTAATAATTCGGTTGATACATTGATTTTAAAGGGCAACAACATTCAAGCAGAGAACGTCTCATGTCTTGGGACTTTGCTGAAAAACAACTCAACTGTAAAAAT GTTGTGCCTCGAGTGGAACAGCCTGGGGCTCCACCCCGTCTTCTTCTCGGTGTTCTGCGACGGCCTGGCCTTGAACCGCACCTTGGAGCACCTGGACCTCAGGAACAACGAGTTGAAGCCGAATGTCGCGGAGGACCTGTCCCGGGCCCTCGCGAGAAACCGGTCCCTGCGGTACCTAG ATATTCGTTGGAACAGGATTTGCACCGTTGGAGGCAGTTTAATGTTGGACGCAATGAAGTGCAACCATTCTATAATCAAGCTCAAATTACAAGGGAATTACATCACATCAGATGTCCTGAATGCCGTAG ACGAATGCACCCAGCGCAACCTGTACCACGAAAACGGCGACGACTTGCCGTCGGAAGCGGCAGCGTCCGCAAAGGCAAAAAGCTGCACTCAGCCGCTGGACCCGGCGAGAGGATTCGAGAAGGACCAGGATAAGATTGG GCCCACACAAGTGTTCAACGCCACCGTGCTGAGAAGCCCTGATCGTGGCGACCACAGCAAGAGCCAGCCAGTTCA GCCGAGGGGGTCGAAGCTGGACCAGGTGGAGGGGATGCTGTCGGAGCGGGCCGCCGCCATCTCGGCGCTCCAGTCCCAGCTCCGGGCGGCCGAGGGCGAGCTGGCCGCAGCCAGGCGGGCTGCGTCCGAGCTGGAGGCCCGGGAGAGTGCCTCCCGCGCCGCGCTCGAGGCCAAGGACAAGGAACTCGAG GACCTGCGGCGGGCGGCCGACGAGGCAGAGCGGGGCAGAGCGGACGCCGAGTCGAAGCTGGGGTCGGCCCGGGAGCGGGCCTCCGCCTCGGAGCAGCAGCTGAGGGCGCGGGAGGGCGAGCTGGACCAGCTCAGGGCCGAGCTCCACCGCCTCCGGGACAACCTGGAGGCAGCGCAGAAGCAGTACGACG ACAAGCTGATCGAGGAGAAGACCATGAACTTCGACCTGCTCACCAAGACGGAGCAGGAGTACCAGCTGAAGATGAGGCGGCTGAGCAACGAGTTTGCCTCGTTCAAGAACGGCGCTAGGGAGCGCGCGGCGGGGCTGCAGGCCCAACTCGACGCCGCAGAGCGGGCGCGTTCAGACCTGGCCGCGCAATTGGCCCAGGAGACAAGCCGGCGCAACGAGGAGTTGCAGCAGGCG CTCTCCAAGCTGGCCCTGGCCGAGGAGCGGGCACAGTCGCTGCAGAGCGAGAAGTCCCTGCTGGAGCGGCAGCTGGCGATGGCGCAGTGCACCGCCGCCCAGCTCGAGAAGCAGAACGCGGCGCTGCTCTCGGAGCTGGCGGAGCCCCAGAGGAAGCTGTCGCAGCTCCACGAG GAGCTGGCCGGGGAGCGCGCGGCGAGGCAGCGGCTGGCCCAGGACCTGGCGGAGGCGCGCGGGCGGGAGCAGGAGCACCGGCGCGAGGGTGAGCGCCTGCAGCAGGCCCTGGAGGTGCTGCAGCGCCAGATGAAGGACATCCTGGGCCTGCAGGAGGAGCGCGACCGGAGCAAGGAGCGCGAGGCTGAGCGCCTGCGGGCCCTCGTCGCCGCCAAGGACCGCGAGATGGCCGCCGTCAG AAGAACTAGAACGTGTGGGACACCTGTACTCGGCTTTCACCAAATACCTCGGAAGCTTGAATCCAGCATTTACGTTGTCACAAGTGACTATGACGACGTGATCTCGCCGTACTGTCCGTCGTAG
- the LOC134541078 gene encoding leucine-rich repeat-containing protein 45-like isoform X2 → MIFELKSYLKFCQDAKISPNEDVVSSLKTAGKTGDFILTKRTLSNKTWDIIGKMLSASENIRKVDFSDCLIPFEGTASLLGHLSFNNSVDTLILKGNNIQAENVSCLGTLLKNNSTVKMLCLEWNSLGLHPVFFSVFCDGLALNRTLEHLDLRNNELKPNVAEDLSRALARNRSLRYLDIRWNRICTVGGSLMLDAMKCNHSIIKLKLQGNYITSDVLNAVDECTQRNLYHENGDDLPSEAAASAKAKSCTQPLDPARGFEKDQDKIGPTQVFNATVLRSPDRGDHSKSQPVQPRGSKLDQVEGMLSERAAAISALQSQLRAAEGELAAARRAASELEARESASRAALEAKDKELEDLRRAADEAERGRADAESKLGSARERASASEQQLRAREGELDQLRAELHRLRDNLEAAQKQYDDKLIEEKTMNFDLLTKTEQEYQLKMRRLSNEFASFKNGARERAAGLQAQLDAAERARSDLAAQLAQETSRRNEELQQALSKLALAEERAQSLQSEKSLLERQLAMAQCTAAQLEKQNAALLSELAEPQRKLSQLHEELAGERAARQRLAQDLAEARGREQEHRREGERLQQALEVLQRQMKDILGLQEERDRSKEREAERLRALVAAKDREMAAVRAEELERVGHLYSAFTKYLGSLNPAFTLSQVTMTT, encoded by the exons atgatttttgaGCTGAAGTCGTACCTGAAGTTTTGCCAGGATGCAAAAATATCTCCTAACGAAGACGTGGTTTCTTCCCTTAAAACTGCTGG taaaacAGGAGATTTTATTTTAACGAAAAGGACATTATCTAACAAGACGTGGGACATAATTGGCAAAATGTTGTCGGCGTCAGAAAATATACGAAAAGTGGACTTCAGTGACTGTTTGATCCCATTTGAAGGCACGGCCAGTCTTCTTGGACATTTGTCGTTTAATAATTCGGTTGATACATTGATTTTAAAGGGCAACAACATTCAAGCAGAGAACGTCTCATGTCTTGGGACTTTGCTGAAAAACAACTCAACTGTAAAAAT GTTGTGCCTCGAGTGGAACAGCCTGGGGCTCCACCCCGTCTTCTTCTCGGTGTTCTGCGACGGCCTGGCCTTGAACCGCACCTTGGAGCACCTGGACCTCAGGAACAACGAGTTGAAGCCGAATGTCGCGGAGGACCTGTCCCGGGCCCTCGCGAGAAACCGGTCCCTGCGGTACCTAG ATATTCGTTGGAACAGGATTTGCACCGTTGGAGGCAGTTTAATGTTGGACGCAATGAAGTGCAACCATTCTATAATCAAGCTCAAATTACAAGGGAATTACATCACATCAGATGTCCTGAATGCCGTAG ACGAATGCACCCAGCGCAACCTGTACCACGAAAACGGCGACGACTTGCCGTCGGAAGCGGCAGCGTCCGCAAAGGCAAAAAGCTGCACTCAGCCGCTGGACCCGGCGAGAGGATTCGAGAAGGACCAGGATAAGATTGG GCCCACACAAGTGTTCAACGCCACCGTGCTGAGAAGCCCTGATCGTGGCGACCACAGCAAGAGCCAGCCAGTTCA GCCGAGGGGGTCGAAGCTGGACCAGGTGGAGGGGATGCTGTCGGAGCGGGCCGCCGCCATCTCGGCGCTCCAGTCCCAGCTCCGGGCGGCCGAGGGCGAGCTGGCCGCAGCCAGGCGGGCTGCGTCCGAGCTGGAGGCCCGGGAGAGTGCCTCCCGCGCCGCGCTCGAGGCCAAGGACAAGGAACTCGAG GACCTGCGGCGGGCGGCCGACGAGGCAGAGCGGGGCAGAGCGGACGCCGAGTCGAAGCTGGGGTCGGCCCGGGAGCGGGCCTCCGCCTCGGAGCAGCAGCTGAGGGCGCGGGAGGGCGAGCTGGACCAGCTCAGGGCCGAGCTCCACCGCCTCCGGGACAACCTGGAGGCAGCGCAGAAGCAGTACGACG ACAAGCTGATCGAGGAGAAGACCATGAACTTCGACCTGCTCACCAAGACGGAGCAGGAGTACCAGCTGAAGATGAGGCGGCTGAGCAACGAGTTTGCCTCGTTCAAGAACGGCGCTAGGGAGCGCGCGGCGGGGCTGCAGGCCCAACTCGACGCCGCAGAGCGGGCGCGTTCAGACCTGGCCGCGCAATTGGCCCAGGAGACAAGCCGGCGCAACGAGGAGTTGCAGCAGGCG CTCTCCAAGCTGGCCCTGGCCGAGGAGCGGGCACAGTCGCTGCAGAGCGAGAAGTCCCTGCTGGAGCGGCAGCTGGCGATGGCGCAGTGCACCGCCGCCCAGCTCGAGAAGCAGAACGCGGCGCTGCTCTCGGAGCTGGCGGAGCCCCAGAGGAAGCTGTCGCAGCTCCACGAG GAGCTGGCCGGGGAGCGCGCGGCGAGGCAGCGGCTGGCCCAGGACCTGGCGGAGGCGCGCGGGCGGGAGCAGGAGCACCGGCGCGAGGGTGAGCGCCTGCAGCAGGCCCTGGAGGTGCTGCAGCGCCAGATGAAGGACATCCTGGGCCTGCAGGAGGAGCGCGACCGGAGCAAGGAGCGCGAGGCTGAGCGCCTGCGGGCCCTCGTCGCCGCCAAGGACCGCGAGATGGCCGCCGTCAG AGCAGAAGAACTAGAACGTGTGGGACACCTGTACTCGGCTTTCACCAAATACCTCGGAAGCTTGAATCCAGCATTTACGTTGTCACAAGTGACTATGACGACGTGA